In Verrucomicrobiota bacterium, the following are encoded in one genomic region:
- the lpxK gene encoding tetraacyldisaccharide 4'-kinase translates to MKEKLEELEQYGIEVILGRKRGFKAGCLRSALWVLSGVYHRLVALRMLLYQKRVLREANLGCLVISVGNLTVGGTGKTPVVEFLARALQQGGRKVAILSRGYKAKKPPLGRRVQMRLRGRPFNARARVVSDGESVRMDSSRAGDEPFMLASNLPGVPVVVDRDRVKAGVEAIRRFGADTLLLDDGLQYLRLGRRLDVVLIDRSAPFGNEHLLPRGTLREPAANLKRASYIFITKCREERNDELIDRLRSYNQFAEIIECTHQPTYFEHVLTGEQWPLDFIKGQYVGSVSGIAVPQSFERSLERLGAEVGVRKRCVDHHRYTFEELEAFAERCSIRDADCIVTTEKDAVRFPKKFKPTDMPIYFLRVEIRIIRGQEVWQKFVERICQPLPARARNRWLEEAKRLEAAL, encoded by the coding sequence ATGAAGGAAAAGCTCGAAGAGTTGGAGCAGTATGGCATCGAGGTGATCCTGGGGCGCAAGCGAGGCTTCAAGGCGGGGTGTCTTCGCTCGGCGCTTTGGGTCTTGTCGGGGGTGTATCATCGCTTGGTCGCCCTGCGGATGCTTTTGTATCAAAAGCGCGTTCTGCGGGAGGCGAACCTGGGCTGTCTCGTGATCAGCGTGGGCAATCTCACGGTCGGGGGCACGGGCAAAACCCCGGTCGTGGAGTTTCTGGCGCGCGCGCTCCAGCAAGGAGGGCGCAAGGTGGCGATCCTCAGCCGGGGCTACAAGGCGAAGAAGCCTCCGCTGGGTCGACGGGTCCAAATGCGTCTGCGAGGGCGACCCTTCAATGCCCGGGCCAGGGTGGTGTCCGATGGCGAGAGTGTCCGCATGGATTCGAGCCGAGCGGGCGATGAGCCTTTCATGCTGGCCAGCAATCTGCCGGGGGTCCCCGTGGTGGTGGATCGGGATCGAGTGAAGGCCGGGGTGGAAGCCATCCGCCGCTTTGGAGCGGACACGCTCTTGTTGGACGATGGCTTGCAATACTTGCGGCTGGGACGGCGCTTGGACGTGGTGTTGATCGATCGTTCCGCCCCCTTCGGCAACGAGCACCTCCTGCCACGGGGCACGCTGCGAGAACCGGCCGCCAATCTCAAGCGGGCCAGTTACATCTTCATCACCAAGTGTCGGGAGGAGCGCAATGACGAGCTGATCGATCGCCTCCGCAGCTACAACCAATTTGCCGAGATCATCGAATGCACCCACCAGCCGACCTATTTCGAGCACGTCCTCACGGGAGAGCAATGGCCGCTCGATTTCATCAAGGGCCAATACGTGGGCTCGGTTTCCGGAATCGCGGTGCCGCAGAGCTTTGAGCGGAGCCTCGAGCGACTGGGGGCGGAGGTGGGGGTGCGCAAGCGCTGCGTGGATCATCACCGCTACACCTTCGAGGAGCTGGAGGCCTTTGCGGAACGCTGCTCGATCCGGGACGCCGATTGCATCGTGACGACGGAGAAGGACGCCGTCCGATTTCCCAAGAAATTCAAGCCGACCGATATGCCGATCTATTTCCTGCGGGTCGAGATTCGCATCATTCGGGGGCAGGAAGTCTGGCAGAAATTCGTCGAACGAATTTGTCAGCCTCTTCCGGCGCGGGCTCGCAATCGCTGGTTGGAAGAAGCCAAGCGCTTGGAGGCAGCTTTGTGA
- the thrB gene encoding homoserine kinase, whose product MKSSVVVRVPGSTSNLGPGYDCLGMALQIYNRVTVERGSAGGEAHPMALEVGEHFFRTTAEEPFAFSWSIEGEVPRSRGLGSSVTVRLGLLFGLNALVGSPLSRETLFRICSHLEGHPDNAAPATFGGFVASAGVERHARFEVGPELKLVLLVPDVEVLTADARALLPESLSHREALVTATNLSLITAAFASGRYELLRGGFEDFLHQPYRAQLNPGLRAVLEAGTEAGALGGFLSGSGSTLACVDIADQGEVIGAAMRAAHPAPESCQLLVVGADNDGASLLP is encoded by the coding sequence TTGAAGTCTTCTGTCGTCGTTCGCGTGCCCGGGTCCACCAGCAATCTGGGCCCGGGGTATGATTGCCTCGGGATGGCGCTTCAGATTTACAATCGAGTCACGGTGGAGCGGGGGTCGGCCGGGGGGGAGGCTCATCCGATGGCGCTGGAGGTCGGCGAGCACTTTTTCAGGACGACGGCCGAGGAGCCGTTTGCGTTTTCCTGGTCGATCGAGGGCGAGGTGCCTCGCTCCCGGGGGCTGGGCAGCAGCGTGACCGTCCGCCTCGGGCTGCTGTTTGGACTGAATGCTTTGGTGGGCTCGCCCCTTTCTCGGGAGACACTTTTCCGAATTTGCAGCCATTTGGAAGGCCATCCCGACAATGCGGCTCCCGCCACCTTCGGAGGGTTCGTCGCCAGTGCCGGGGTGGAACGGCACGCCCGCTTTGAGGTGGGACCGGAGCTGAAGCTGGTCCTCTTGGTGCCGGATGTGGAGGTCTTGACGGCCGATGCGCGGGCCTTGCTGCCGGAAAGCCTTTCCCATCGGGAGGCCTTGGTCACGGCTACCAATTTGAGTTTGATCACGGCCGCGTTCGCCTCGGGACGCTATGAGCTTTTGCGAGGTGGGTTCGAGGATTTTCTTCACCAACCTTACCGCGCCCAGCTCAACCCAGGCCTGCGCGCTGTTTTGGAGGCGGGGACTGAAGCTGGGGCTTTGGGAGGGTTTCTTTCGGGATCCGGCTCGACCCTGGCCTGCGTGGACATCGCGGACCAGGGCGAGGTGATTGGAGCGGCCATGCGGGCGGCTCATCCGGCGCCGGAGTCTTGCCAGCTTTTGGTGGTGGGAGCGGACAACGACGGGGCTTCTCTCCTGCCATGA